The genomic region ACGCCGCCTTCAATAGGTGGGACTCGACTCTTTCTGAGGCGCGGACTAAATAAGAACAAAATGTGAACATTTGATGGATGATTTCGAATGTCCGCCCCCGCCCCCCAAATGGCCCGTGCCAAAACGCGCCGCATTTTGTCGATCTATTTGCCGCATCTTGCTGCGGAGCAAATCTTGCGCCTGCATCGCGGCACGAGCCTGCAACCACTTGCCGTGATTGCGGAAGCGGGCAATCGGCAAGTTCTCTCCTCGCTCTGCCCCAAAGCACAAGCCGCAGGGCTTTATCGTGGACAGGCGTTAAGCGCCGCTATGGCGCTATGTGCAAATCTGATCACCCGCAGTCAAAACCCCGCGCAAGAACAAGCCTTTCACAAGGCACTGTGTCGATGGGCAGAGAAATTTTCGCCTTGGATCGCGGCGGAGGGGACAGATGGTCTGGTGATGGATATTTCTGGCTGCGCTCATCTTTTTGGTGGGGAAACCGCCATGGCCGAGACCATTTGCGCCGATCTCGCGGCATTGGGCCTGAGTGCGGAAATCGGGCTTGCCGATACGCGCGGGGCAGCTTGGGCCTTGGCCCGCTTTGGACATGGTCGTGGCAGAGCGCATCAAGCCCGTGGTGATGCCATCAGCCAAGAAGCGCGCGCCACGCGGGCACGCGCCGCTTTGCGCAGGCGTGACATGGGCCCAAAATTTGCGCCACCCGCCCACCAAAGCAAAGAGATGCCCATACATATCGCCCCCCCTTTGGAAACCCGCGCGGCAGTTTTGCCCTTGCCTATCGCCGCTTTGCGGCTTGGGGACGAAACGATAGACGGGTTGGCACGGCTTGGCCTGCATCAGATTCACCATCTGCTTGCGCAACCCCGCGCAGGTCTGGCACGGCGCTTTGGCCCGTTTTTGCTCCAGCGCCTTGACCAAGCTTTGGGAAGTCTTGCCGAACCTGTCTCGCCCGCGCGCAGCACGCCCTATTTCGCGGTGCGCATGAGCTTTCCCGAACCCATTGGCACAAGTGATGATCTTGATGCAGCGATCCTGCGTTTAACCGAAGCGCTGTGTCAAAAGCTCGACAAAGCAGGGCGAGATCTGCGCAGCCTACGTCTTGATCTTGCCGAAATGACCGAAGCGCGCCGTCATATCACTTTGCGGCTTGCGCGCAGCCATACCGATGCGCGCACCGTTTACAGCCTGTTGAAATTACAGATGGAACAAGGCCTCAAAGATTTAGAACCTTCTACAGCCTTTGACATGATCCGCCTTGAGGCGCTGCAAACCGAAGCGCGCAATGCCATCCCACATCAAGGCGGGGATCGTGCCGCGCGCGCCCATGCGGCGCGCAGCGCCTTGGACGATCTGATCACGCGCATTGGCACAAGGATTGGGCTAGAAGCAATCACCCGACCCCATCCTGCGGACAGTCATCTGCCCGAAAAATCACAGAAGTCTCTTGCGGCCGCATGGTCAGACCCGTTTGAGGGCCTATGGCCACGCGCGCATCTTCCGCGCCCTTTAACCCTATTCAAGCCCGAATTTATTGATGCCCCCGACAGCCCAGAACCGCCATTTCGCTTTGCCTGGCGGCGACAAAATTTCACTGTGAAATCCTATATCGGCCCTGAAAGAATCGCGCCAGAATGGTGGCTTGATGACCCCAATTGGCGCACTGGATTGCGGGATTATTGGTGCATTACCACCGAGCAAGGCGCCAGATTATGGCTTTTTTATGCCCATGGGGGCGCGATAACAGGCGGTTGGTTTGCTCAGGGTGACTTCACCTAAAAGGCGAAACTCAAATAATTTCAATGCATTGCTGATTTGCGAACAATCCGTTTCCAAGGATTGGATTTTTTTATTTGGTTAATAATGTCTAAAAATATAAGATTGTGGCCGAATAATGGCATTTAGGGGTTTATGCTATGCTTGCTCTTTTGTTGATGGCGCCAATCTTGGCTGCGGGCATCGGCTATGCTGTGCTTACCGATGAAAATAACGATGACGACAACAGATCATCAAATGGCGCTGGCGCAGGTTCTGGTGCCAGCTCAGGTGGAGGCGCTGGCGCAGGTGCGGGCTCAGGTGCGGGCGCTGGATCGGCAAGTGTTCCCAATATCAATCTCACAGATGGCGCAGATAGCAGAACCATGTCTGACGCAGGGGCCCTCTTCGCAAAAGACGGTGATGACACGATCACTGGGTCAAATGGGGATGACTTCATTCGCCTCGGCGCCGGCAATGACAGCGTTACGGGCCGCGCTGGCAATGATGAAATTTTCGGCGATATCGGCGATGACACGCTGCTTGGGTCTTTTGGCAATGACACGCTGTTTGGCGGCTTCGGCAATGACGAAATGCAGGGTAATGGCGGCGATGACAGTCTCGCGGGCGGCGCAGGTTCGGACACGATTACTGGCGGCACGGGCAATGACTCGATTGTCGGTGAAGGCGATGGCGACCTTCTTTGGGGCGGCGAAGGCAATGACACATTGCTAGGCTTCACAGGCAATGACACGCTTTTTGGCGGTGTGGGAGATGACAGCCTTGATGGCGGCTTTGGCTCCGACAGTCTGGTGGATGGGATCGGACGCAACACCCTAATCGGCGGTGGCGGTGCAGATTCCTTGGCCGCCTTGGACGAATACAATACAGGGGCAGGCGCGGCGAATGCGGATACGTTGAATGGCGGCTCTGAGGGTGATGTCTTGGTCGGCGACAATGGCGATGTTCTGACAGGCGGCTCTGGTGTTGATGCCTTCGGCGTTCAAGTGACCAAAGCGGCAGGGGCCGCGCTACTGACAGAAAATGTTGTGACTGTGACCGATTTCACCGCGAACGAAACGCTACAAGTGCTGCTGACCAATGCAGATGGTTCTTCGGCTGATCTGACAGGGGCGAGTTTGCAATTGGTGGCAGACGGCGCAAACACCAATGTTCTTGTGTCCTTTGGTGGTGGGCCAGGCACATTGGTCGCGACCTTGCAAAACATTACGCCTACGCAAATTACCGCGGGATCAATTACCCTGACAAATTAAGGTGCAATTCACTCCAACTGAAAAGGGCGCCATCTCTGGCGCCCTTCTTTTTTGGCCTGTTCAGATTGCCGCTTTACGGCTTTCTTCAAGGTAAATCTCGCGCAAACGTGTCGCCACAGGGCCAGGTTTGCCTGTGCCAATCGGCGTTCCATCCAGTTCAACCACAGGCATCACGAAGGTTGAGGCCGAGGTGATAAATGCCTCATCTGCGGCTTGCGCCTCGGCGACTGTGAAGGGGCGTTCTTCTACCTTCATCTGTGCTTCACGCGCAAAACGCAGCACCGCTGCGCGGGTGATCCCATGCAAGATTTCAGTGCCAAGATTGCGGGTGATGATCGTGCCATCCTTAATGATATAAGCATTGTTTGACGTGCCTTCTGTCACAGCACCATCTTCCACCATCCACGCATCGTCACAGCCAGCCGCCTTTGCCATCATCTTGCCCATTGAAGGGTAAAGGAGCTGCACAGTCTTAATATCGCGCCGCCCCCATCGCTGATCTTCGATAGAGATCACCTTCATCCCTGTCTTTGCCATTGGGCTTTCTGCCAAACCTGGTTTGGACTGGGTGAACAGCACCAAGGTTGGCTCTGTCTCGGGGGCAGGATAGGCAAAATCGCGATCATTGGGTGCGCCGCGGGTGATCTGTAGATAGATCATACCATCGACCAAGGCATTGCGCGTGACCAGTTCGCGATGAATTTCAAGCAAGCGATCACTGTCACATGGCGCGCGCATATCCAATTCGTTCAAGGAGCGGGCAAGGCGTTTTGCGTGGCCTTCGAAGTCAATAAGTTTGCCATCCAAGACGCTGGTCACCTCATAGACGCCATCGGCAAACAGAAACCCTCGATCAAACACCGAAACTTTGGCCTGATCCTCGGGCAGATATTCGCCGTTCACATATACGATGCGCGTCATCTCAACTCATCCCCATAATTCTGGACGCGCAGGATGCACCCCGTCTGCGTCAAATGTCAAAGCGTGCTCACGGTCTTCTGCCAGAAGAAGCGGCCCGTCAAGATCGGTAATTGCCGCGCCTTGTGCCACGAGAAGCGCAGGGGCCATAGCAAGAGAACTGCCGACCATGCAGCCCACCATAATCCCATAGCCCTCCGCCACAGCCGCATCGCGCAACGCAAGCGCCTCTGTCAAACCGCCTGTTTTATCCAATTTGATGTTCACCATATCGTATTTGCCCACCAGATCAGGCAGGCTTGCACGATCATGGGCGGACTCATCGGCGCAAACTGGTAAGGGGCGGGCGATTTCAGCCAAAAGATCATCGGCACCCGCAGGAAGCGGCTGTTCCACCATCTCGACCCCGAGACGGATCAGATGCGGCGCAAGATCGCTGTAGCTGTCCACAGTCCATCCCTCATTGGCATCCACGATGATCCGCGCGCGTGGCGCACCACGGCGCACCGCCTCAAGACGGGGCATGTCATCGGGCGTGCCCAATTTAATCTTAAGCAGCGGACGGGATTGATGGCGCGCTGCCGCAGCCTCCATGCGCTCGGGCGTATCAAGCGACAGGGTATAGGCTGTAATCTCAGCGCGCGGCGCGGTCGCAAGCCCCGCCAAATCCCAAACGGGCCGCCCCGTTGATTTTGCGTCCCAGTCCCACATCGCACAATCGACTGCGTTTCGCGCGGCCCCTGCGGGCAATGCGTCCTGCAAGCTTTTACGATCAATCCCTGCAGGCAGCCCCTCTATTTGCGCCACGACCGAGGCAATGCTTTCGCCATAGCGCGCATAGGGCACAGATTCGCCCCGCCCCGTGATCCCATCGCGGCTGATATGGACTGTGACCACCTGCGCCTCACTGCGCGAGCCGCGTGAAATCGTAAAAACCTCGGCCAAGCGAAAGGTTTCGGGCGTGGCCGTGATGGTAAAACTCATATCGCCTCCAATGCGTCACAAAGACGTGCAGCACCTTGGCGGAAAGGATCGACAGCAGGCAAGTCCATACGCTTTTCAACCTCTGCCAGATAGGCCAAGGCTTCATCCTCGCCAAATGCTGCTGTGTTGATTGAGATCCCCACCACTTGCGCCGCTGCATTAGACTGGCGTGCAAGTGTCAGGGCCAGATCACGCAGCGCCTCAAGGCTTGGCATTTCATAATCGGGCAGACCACGCATATGGGGGCGGGTTGGTTCATGGCACAGGATCAACGCATCAGGCTGACCCCCATGCACCAAAGCCATGGTCACACCAGAATAGGAAATGTGGAACAGGCTGCCCTGTCCCTCAATCATATCCCAATGATCTGGGTCATTATCAGGGGTCAACCATTCCACCGCCCCTGCCATGAAATCCGCAATGACCGCATCCAATGGCACGCCTTCGCCTGTAATCAGAATACCTGTCTGGCCCGTGGCGCGGAAACTGGATTTCAACCCGCGCGCCTTCATCTCGGCATCCATGGCCAACGCCGTATACATCTTTCCGACCGAGCAATCCGTGCCAACGGCAAGGCAACGCTTGCCGCTGCGTTTAACGCCATTGGCAATGGGATATTGCACATTTGGCACCCGCACATCATGCAGACTGCGCCCTGTCGCCTTGGCAACGGCGACCAAATCAGGCTCATCACGCAACAGATTGTGCAACCCAGAGGCCAGATCAAACCCTTCTTCTAGAGCCGCGATCAAAACCTTTTTCCACGCGGGCGAGATCACCCCGCCACGATTGGCAACGCCAATCACGAGGGTTTCCGCACCAGCGGCGCGCGCCTCGGCCAAAGTCATATCAGGCAAGCGCATATCGGCCTGACACCCTTCCATGCGGAATTGGCCTATTGCGTTCTCAGGACGCCAATCACGAATACCTCGCGCCACTTTGGCCGCCAAAGGGTCGGGCGCATCGCCCAAAAACAAAAGGTAAGGGGTCTTGATCATCTTGGCACTCCGACAAAGAGGTGAAGCTTTGTCACAGGATAATCCAAGCCGTCAGAAATTCTTTCGCAAAATCACGCGACCTGCGCGCAATTTTCGCACGAATTTCTTGAAAAGCAGGCCACAATCGGTGGCTTATTGCGCCAATTCAGTCGAATCAGGTCAAGTATCCCGAAACCTGTGGCGTCACTTCTTCAAAATCCAAAGCGGCGCGATCAGAGGCAGCGGTGTTGCGCTTGAATTCATAGCGCATCAAATCGCCATCTTGTTCTGAGGCGATAATCAAGGCCTGACACTGGTGACGAGAGCCTTCATAAACATCCACCAAACCGCGCAAATGCGGGGTGGTTTCCGCGTCAACCGCGAAACCTGAGGGCGTGAATTCTAGGATTGCATAAACATCATCCCCGATCTGAACCGAACGGGTCGCACGGCGCTTGAGATCGCGCATCTTCGCGTGGCGCAGGCCATCTACGACATCTTTGGGCAAAAAATCGTTCATAACACACCTATCAATTCCCACTGTAACATGGATCATGGTTGGTTTTGGTCAACATCGGGTTAACCAACCTGCAAATTCGTTGCCAATTTGCAACATGGGTTCTGTGCATATACGCAGAGTGCCTCTGCATGACCTAGGGTTGGACGAAAAGGCCACACGCATTAGGTCTGAGACAACAGGAAACAGCGAGACGAGGTGGAACCAATGGGTCTTTTGGTCGATGGCACATGGCAAGATGTTTGGTATGACACCAAAAAATCAGGCGGCGCATTCCAGCGCAGTGTGGCCTCGTTTCGCAACTGGGTGACCGAAGATGGCAGTGCAGGCCCCTCGGGTGAAGGCGGCTTCAAGGCAGAATCGGGGC from Rhodobacterales bacterium HKCCA1288 harbors:
- a CDS encoding DNA polymerase Y family protein, coding for MARAKTRRILSIYLPHLAAEQILRLHRGTSLQPLAVIAEAGNRQVLSSLCPKAQAAGLYRGQALSAAMALCANLITRSQNPAQEQAFHKALCRWAEKFSPWIAAEGTDGLVMDISGCAHLFGGETAMAETICADLAALGLSAEIGLADTRGAAWALARFGHGRGRAHQARGDAISQEARATRARAALRRRDMGPKFAPPAHQSKEMPIHIAPPLETRAAVLPLPIAALRLGDETIDGLARLGLHQIHHLLAQPRAGLARRFGPFLLQRLDQALGSLAEPVSPARSTPYFAVRMSFPEPIGTSDDLDAAILRLTEALCQKLDKAGRDLRSLRLDLAEMTEARRHITLRLARSHTDARTVYSLLKLQMEQGLKDLEPSTAFDMIRLEALQTEARNAIPHQGGDRAARAHAARSALDDLITRIGTRIGLEAITRPHPADSHLPEKSQKSLAAAWSDPFEGLWPRAHLPRPLTLFKPEFIDAPDSPEPPFRFAWRRQNFTVKSYIGPERIAPEWWLDDPNWRTGLRDYWCITTEQGARLWLFYAHGGAITGGWFAQGDFT
- a CDS encoding D-amino-acid transaminase; this translates as MTRIVYVNGEYLPEDQAKVSVFDRGFLFADGVYEVTSVLDGKLIDFEGHAKRLARSLNELDMRAPCDSDRLLEIHRELVTRNALVDGMIYLQITRGAPNDRDFAYPAPETEPTLVLFTQSKPGLAESPMAKTGMKVISIEDQRWGRRDIKTVQLLYPSMGKMMAKAAGCDDAWMVEDGAVTEGTSNNAYIIKDGTIITRNLGTEILHGITRAAVLRFAREAQMKVEERPFTVAEAQAADEAFITSASTFVMPVVELDGTPIGTGKPGPVATRLREIYLEESRKAAI
- a CDS encoding dipeptide epimerase, whose protein sequence is MSFTITATPETFRLAEVFTISRGSRSEAQVVTVHISRDGITGRGESVPYARYGESIASVVAQIEGLPAGIDRKSLQDALPAGAARNAVDCAMWDWDAKSTGRPVWDLAGLATAPRAEITAYTLSLDTPERMEAAAARHQSRPLLKIKLGTPDDMPRLEAVRRGAPRARIIVDANEGWTVDSYSDLAPHLIRLGVEMVEQPLPAGADDLLAEIARPLPVCADESAHDRASLPDLVGKYDMVNIKLDKTGGLTEALALRDAAVAEGYGIMVGCMVGSSLAMAPALLVAQGAAITDLDGPLLLAEDREHALTFDADGVHPARPELWG
- a CDS encoding DUF1611 domain-containing protein; translated protein: MIKTPYLLFLGDAPDPLAAKVARGIRDWRPENAIGQFRMEGCQADMRLPDMTLAEARAAGAETLVIGVANRGGVISPAWKKVLIAALEEGFDLASGLHNLLRDEPDLVAVAKATGRSLHDVRVPNVQYPIANGVKRSGKRCLAVGTDCSVGKMYTALAMDAEMKARGLKSSFRATGQTGILITGEGVPLDAVIADFMAGAVEWLTPDNDPDHWDMIEGQGSLFHISYSGVTMALVHGGQPDALILCHEPTRPHMRGLPDYEMPSLEALRDLALTLARQSNAAAQVVGISINTAAFGEDEALAYLAEVEKRMDLPAVDPFRQGAARLCDALEAI